A stretch of the Capsicum annuum cultivar UCD-10X-F1 chromosome 8, UCD10Xv1.1, whole genome shotgun sequence genome encodes the following:
- the LOC107846410 gene encoding coatomer subunit beta-1 — MEKSCSLLVHFDKGTPALANEIKEALEGNDVPAKIDAMKKAIMLLLNGETLPQLFITIIRYVLPSEDHTIQKLLLLYLEIIEKTDSKGRVLPEMILICQNLRNNLQHPNEYLRGVALRFLCRLNEVDIIEPLIPSIMSNLEHRHPFVRRNAILAVMSVYKLPHGEQLLVDAPEKIENVLTTEQDPSAKRNAFLMLFQCAQERAINYLFTHFDRVSDWGELLQMVVLDLIRKVCRANKAEKGRYIKIIISLLTSPSAAVTYECAGTLVSLSSAPSAIRAAANTYCQLLQSQSDNNVKLIVLDRLNELKSSHKDVMVDMIMDVLRVLSSPNLDIRRKTLDIVLELITPRNINEVVLTLKKEVVKTQSGELEKNGEYRQMLIQAIHSCAIKFPEVASTVVHLLMDFLGDSNVASANDVVVFVREIIETNPKLRVSIVTRLLDTFYQIRAARVCSCALWIIGEYCLSLSEVESGIATIKQCLGDLPFYSVSEESEATDTSKKTQQANSITTVSSRRPAVLADGTYATQSAASETALSPPTIVQGSLATGNLRSLLLTGDFFLGAVVACTLTKLILRLEEVQPSKIEVNKATTDALLIMVSMLQLGQSCVLPYPIDNDSHDRIVLCVRLLCNTGGEVRKIWLSSCRESFVNMLSDKQLRESEEIKAKAQISHAQPDDLIDFYHLKSRRGMSQLELEDEVQDDLKRATGEFVKDENDANKLSRVLQLTGFSDPVYAEAYVTVHHYDIVLDVTIINRTKETLQNLCLELATMGDLKLVERPQNYTLAPQSSKQIKANIKVSSTETGVIFGNIVYEASNVLDRTVIVLNDIHIDIMDYISPAVCSEAAFRTMWAEFEWENKVAVNTVIQAEKEFLDHIIKSTNMKCLTAPSALESECGFLAANLYAKSAFGEDALVNLSVEKQSDGKLSGYIRIRSKTQGIALSLGDKITLKQKGGN, encoded by the exons ATGGAGAAGTCCTGCTCATTGCTGGTACATTTTGACAAGGGTACACCAGCTCTTGCCAATGAGATCAAAGAAGCACTTGAAGGAAATGATGTCCCCGCCAAGATTGATGCTATGAAGAAGGCCATAATGCTTTTATTGAATGGAGAGACCCTACCTCAGCtctttattactattattagaTATGTCTTGCCTTCTGAGGATCACACAATTCAAAAACTGTTGCTTTTGTATTTGGAGATCATCGAGAAGACAGATTCGAAGGGGCGTGTGCTGCCCGAGATGATCCTAATCTGCCAGAACTTGAGGAATAATTTGCAGCATCCCAATGAGTACCTTCGTGGAGTTGCTTTGAGATTTCTTTGCAGGCTGAATGAGGTTGATATAATTGAACCTCTAATTCCATCAATTATGAGCAATTTGGAGCACCGACATCCATTTGTGAGGAGGAATGCAATTCTTGCTGTGATGTCTGTTTACAAGCTCCCACATGGTGAGCAGTTACTGGTAGATGCACCAGAGAAGATTGAGAATGTCCTAACCACTGAGCAGGATCCATCGGCTAAGAGGAATGCGTTTCTGATGCTCTTCCAATGTGCTCAGGAGCGTGCTATCAATTACCTCTTCACTCATTTTGATAGAGTCTCTGATTGGGGTGAGTTACTTCAGATGGTTGTATTGGATTTGATTAGAAAAGTTTGCAGGGCAAACAAAGCGGAGAAAGGTAGGTATATCAAGATTATTATATCATTGCTGACTTCCCCTTCTGCTGCTGTTACATATGAATGTGCTGGAACTCTTGTTTCGTTATCTTCTGCTCCAAGTGCTATAAGAGCTGCTGCCAACACCTACTGTCAACTTCTTCAATCTCAGAGTGACAACAATGTTAAGCTTATTGTGCTTGATCGACTGAATGAATTGAAGTCTTCGCATAAAGATGTCATGGTTGATATGATAATGGATGTCCTTAGAGTACTTTCCAGCCCAAACCTTGATATCCGTAGAAAAACACTCgacattgttcttgaattgatcACTCCCAGGAATATCAATGAGGTCGTTCTCACACTGAAGAAAGAAGTTGTGAAAACTCAAAGTGGTGAGCTTGAGAAAAATGGTGAGTACCGCCAAATGCTCATCCAAGCCATTCATTCTTGCGCCATAAAGTTTCCAGAAGTGGCAAGCACTGTGGTCCATCTGTTGATGGACTTCTTGGGTGACAGCAACGTTGCTTCTGCAAATGATGTGGTCGTCTTTGTCCGGGAGATTATTGAAACAAACCCAAAATTAAGGGTTTCCATTGTGACAAGGCTACTTGACACTTTCTACCAAATTCGAGCAGCACGCGTTTGTTCCTGTGCTCTTTGGATCATTGGAGAGTATTGTCTCTCTCTTTCTGAAGTTGAGAGTGGCATCGCAACTATCAAGCAGTGCCTTGGAGACCTACCATTTTACTCAGTTTCTGAGGAAAGTGAAGCTACTGATACTTCAAAAAAGACTCAGCAAGCAAACTCCATTACTACCGTATCATCTAGAAGACCAGCTGTACTTGCTGATGGGACATATGCTACCCAAAGTGCTGCATCTGAAACTGCTCTCTCTCCTCCAACAATTGTTCAAGGATCTTTAGCCACTGGAAACCTGAGATCCCTTCTTCTCACTGGTGATTTCTTCCTGGGAGCAGTTGTTGCTTGTACACTGACTAAGCTCATTCTGAGGCTGGAAGAAGTTCAACCATCAAAAATTGAAGTGAACAAAGCAACAACAGATGCATTACTGATCATGGTCTCAATGCTACAGCTAGGGCAGTCGTGTGTTCTTCCTTACCCAATTGACAATGATTCTCATGACAGAATAGTTCTTTGCGTAAGATTGCTCTGTAATACGGGTGGCGAGGTTAGGAAGATCTGGTTGAGCTCTTGCCGTGAGAGTTTTGTTAATATGCTTTCTGATAAACAACTACGAGAGTCAGAGGAGATCAAAGCAAAGGCACAAATTTCTCATGCCCAGCCAGATGACCTCATTGATTTCTACCATTTGAAGAGTAGGAGG GGAATGAGTCAGCTGGAGTTGGAAGATGAAGTCCAGGATGATTTAAAACGTGCCACTGGAGAATTTGTCAAGGACGAGAATGATGCTAATAAGCTAAGCCGGGTACTGCAGCTGACAGGGTTTAGTGATCCTGTTTATGCAGAAGCATATGTGACAGTTCATCATTATGACATTGTCCTAGATGTCACCATAATAAATCGGACCAAAGAGACACTTCAGAATTTGTGTTTGGAACTGGCAACAATGGGTGATCTTAAGCTTGTTGAGCGTCCACAGAATTATACTTTAGCTCCTCAGTCAAGCAAGCAGATAAAAGCTAATATCAAGGTGTCTTCTACTGAAACTGGAGTGATTTTTGGGAACATTGTCTATGAGGCTTCAAATGTGCTTGATCGGACTGTTATTGTGctcaatgatatccatattgacaTCATGGATTACATCTCTCCTGCCGTTTGCAGCGAGGCTGCTTTTAGAACTATGTGGGCGGAATTTGAGTGGGAAAACAAG GTTGCTGTCAACACTGTCATTCAAGCTGAAAAGGAATTTCTTGACCATATTATCAAATCAACCAACATGAAGTGCCTGACTGCACC ATCTGCTCTGGAAAGTGAATGTGGATTCCTTGCTGCTAACCTGTATGCAAAGAGTGCGTTTGGAGAGGATGCTTTGGTGAATTTGAGCGTTGAAAAGCAATCAGATGGTAAGCTGAGTGGTTATATTAGGATAAGAAGCAAAACACAAGGAATTGCTCTTAGCTTGGGAGACAAGATAACACTCAAGCAGAAGGGAGGCAATTga
- the LOC107846417 gene encoding GDSL esterase/lipase CPRD49 — protein MVGPQRPQFVLFGSSIVQISYSNGGWGAILSEIYSRKADILLRGYYGWNSRRAVQVLDQVFPKDATVQPMLVIVYFGGNDSMGPHSSGLGPHVPLPEYIENMRKIATHLKGLSENIRIIFLSCPPVDEARVRENTSSYFSELVRTNELCRQYSEACIELCKEMNLKFVDLWTALQKREDWLTACFTDGIHLAEEGSKIVVEEILKVLKEAEWTPSLHWKSMPTEFSEDSPCDLVLADGKTTINSSEWTYHRQIQWD, from the exons ATGGTGGGACCACAGAGGCCGCAGTTCGTTCTCTTCGGATCCTCCATTGTTCAGATCAGTTACAGCAACGGCGGTTGGGGTGCCATTCTCTCTGAAATTTATTCCCGCAAa GCAGACATATTATTGCGAGGTTACTACGGTTGGAACTCCAGACGTGCTGTACAGGTCCTCGATCAAGTGTTTCCAAAG GATGCAACGGTTCAGCCCATGTTGGTGATTGTTTACTTTGGTGGTAACGATTCGATGGGACCTCATTCGTCTGGATTGGGTCCGCACGTACCTCTTCCAGAATACATCGAGAACATGAGAAAAATTGCAACTCATCTCAAG GGTCTCTCGGAGAACATTCGCATAATCTTTCTCAGTTGTCCACCTGTGGACGAGGCCAGAGTTCGTGAAAATACAAG TTCATATTTCAGTGAGTTGGTTCGAACAAATGAGTTGTGTCGACAGTATTCCGAGGCCTGCATAGAGCTGTGCAAAGAGATGAATCTGAAGTTTGTTGATCTTTGGACAGCACTTCAGAAAAGAGAAGATTGGTTGACCGCTTGTTTTAC gGACGGGATTCACTTAGCCGAGGAGGGGAGTAAAATAGTCGTCGAAGAGATCCTCAAAGTTTTGAAAGAAGCTGAATGGACACCAAGTTTACACTGGAAATCCATGCCAACAGAATTTTCTGAAGACTCACCTTGTGATTTGGTTTTAGCTGATGgtaaaacaacaataaactcatCTGAATGGACTTACCATAGACAAATTCAATGGGATTaa